From Scyliorhinus torazame isolate Kashiwa2021f chromosome 23, sScyTor2.1, whole genome shotgun sequence, the proteins below share one genomic window:
- the LOC140399667 gene encoding probable G-protein coupled receptor 139 yields the protein MCNPTYPFFITANLVTLMILRLKDCGLCKRTTIYLVAMVSADLLVLIFLVLINHILAPRVPQTFYLNSLVYGLNSIMSVAVTNCSVWLTVSFTFDRFVAICCQSFKRRYCDPKSAALIVGAIYLGTYLSSIPNFFTNVHYYDHEELETKTRNADNTDSIHAWRVFYWVKLILNPLVPYFAVILLNLLTVRHVLAASEVRRAFRGDGQSSGDPEMQNRRKALVLLIAAFASFILLWMPTIGLFLFSRITATYSFHDFKEPVAVIHELADMLSTLNCCTSTCMYALTQSKFRAELRRAVRYGEDLMTKTTTTRQ from the coding sequence ATGTGTAATCCCACTTATCCTTTCTTTATTACAGCCAACCTAGTCACTCTGATGATCCTCCGACTCAAGGACTGTGGTCTGTGCAAGCGAACAACTATCTACCTGGTAGCCATGGTCTCAGCGGACCTGCTTGTCCTCATATTTCTTGTTCTGATCAACCATATACTGGCGCCTCGGGTACCACAGACGTTTTACCTTAATAGCTTAGTATATGGTTTGAACTCTATCATGAGTGTCGCTGTCACCAACTGCTCAGTCTGGCTGACTGTGTCCTTCACCTTTGACCGCTTCGTGGCCATCTGCTGCCAGAGTTTTAAACGAAGGTACTGTGACCCCAAATCTGCAGCGCTGATCGTTGGAGCGATTTATCTTGGGACATATTTGAGCAGCATCCCTAATTTCTTCACAAATGTTCATTACTATGACCACGAAGAACTGGAGACGAAAACCAGAAATGCTGACAACACAGATTCGATTCACGCCTGGAGGGTATTTTACTGGGTGAAGCTAATTTTAAATCCATTAGTTCCCTACTTCGCTGTGATACTGCTCAATCTTTTGACGGTCAGGCACGTCCTGGCGGCCAGTGAGGTGCGGCGGGCGTTCCGGGGAGATGGTCAGAGTTCCGGGGACCCCGAGATGCAGAATCGGAGGAAAGCCCTGGTTTTGCTCATTGCAGCCTTCGCCAGTTTCATCTTGCTGTGGATGCCAACGATCGGACTCTTTCTTTTCTCACGGATCACTGCAACCTACAGTTTCCACGACTTCAAAGAGCCCGTGGCTGTTATTCATGAACTCGCCGACATGCTCAGTACACTGAACTGCTGTACGAGCACCTGTATGTACGCTCTCACCCAATCAAAATTCAGGGCAGAGCTGAGAAGGGCGGTGCGATACGGGGAAGATTTAATGACAAAAACTACCACAACACGTCAGTGA